One genomic segment of Parus major isolate Abel chromosome 10, Parus_major1.1, whole genome shotgun sequence includes these proteins:
- the BLOC1S6 gene encoding biogenesis of lysosome-related organelles complex 1 subunit 6 isoform X1 translates to MSGAERPEGKEAAPAGDPGRSLGPSDASPDEGVVEDLPLIDEKAVEQLTEGLISHYLPDLQRSKSALQELTQNQVVLLETLEQEISKFKECNSIVDINALFSEAKYYHNKLVNIRNEMMMLHEKTSKLKKRALKLQQKRQKEELEREQQREKELEREKQLTAKPAKRT, encoded by the exons ATGAGCGGCGCGGAGCGACCGGAGGGAAAGGAGGCGGCGCCCGCGGGTGACCCCGGGCGCTCGCTGG GTCCCAGTGATGCATCTCCAGATGAAGGAGTTGTAGAAGATCTGCCTTTAATAGATGAGAAAGCTGTGGAGCAGCTAACTGAAGGATTGATTTCCCACTATCTGCCCGATCTTCAGCGATCAAAATCAGCACTGCAGGAACTTAC acaGAACCAAGTGGTACTGCTAGAAACATTAGAacaagaaatttcaaaattcaaagaGTGTAACTCCATTGTTGATATCAATGCTTTG TTTTCAGAAGCTAAATACTATCACAACAAGTTAGTGAATATTAGAAATGAAATGATGATGCTGCACGAGAAGACATCAAAGTTAAAA AAAAGAGCACTTAAGCTGCAACAAAAGAGGCAGAAGGAAGAATTGGAACGAGAGCAGCAACGTGAGAAGGAACTTGAAAGAGAGAAACAATTAACAGCAAAACCTGCAAAGAGGACCTGA
- the BLOC1S6 gene encoding biogenesis of lysosome-related organelles complex 1 subunit 6 isoform X2 — MSGAERPEGKEAAPAGDPGRSLGPSDASPDEGVVEDLPLIDEKAVEQLTEGLISHYLPDLQRSKSALQELTQNQVVLLETLEQEISKFKECNSIVDINALKRALKLQQKRQKEELEREQQREKELEREKQLTAKPAKRT, encoded by the exons ATGAGCGGCGCGGAGCGACCGGAGGGAAAGGAGGCGGCGCCCGCGGGTGACCCCGGGCGCTCGCTGG GTCCCAGTGATGCATCTCCAGATGAAGGAGTTGTAGAAGATCTGCCTTTAATAGATGAGAAAGCTGTGGAGCAGCTAACTGAAGGATTGATTTCCCACTATCTGCCCGATCTTCAGCGATCAAAATCAGCACTGCAGGAACTTAC acaGAACCAAGTGGTACTGCTAGAAACATTAGAacaagaaatttcaaaattcaaagaGTGTAACTCCATTGTTGATATCAATGCTTTG AAAAGAGCACTTAAGCTGCAACAAAAGAGGCAGAAGGAAGAATTGGAACGAGAGCAGCAACGTGAGAAGGAACTTGAAAGAGAGAAACAATTAACAGCAAAACCTGCAAAGAGGACCTGA